Proteins co-encoded in one uncultured Draconibacterium sp. genomic window:
- a CDS encoding ATP-dependent 6-phosphofructokinase, with product MTTSARPKRIGILTAGGDCPGLNAAIRGVGKTAIVEYGMEVLGFNAGYSGLINGDYIELKESALSGILTLGGTILGTSREKPYKGKKNGKDAEDKPHKIVRNYKKLGLDAVVCIGGNGTMKTANLLAQEGMNVVGIPKTIDNDVWGTDVTFGFDSAVQIATDAIDRLHTTANSHQRVMIIEIMGHHAGWLALYSGLAGGGDIILLPELDYNIRSVCKKIESRYETNKPYSIVVVAEGIDHPKEISAATHIAQAIQTYTNIETRETVLGYIQRGGSPTPMDRILATRYGAFAAQCIADENFGTMVAIKNNELTTVPLEDVGGKLRLVEPNFGLIEKARKMGVSFGDEYL from the coding sequence ATGACTACTTCAGCAAGGCCAAAAAGAATTGGCATTTTGACTGCAGGGGGCGATTGCCCGGGACTGAATGCAGCAATCAGAGGCGTGGGAAAAACAGCAATAGTTGAATACGGCATGGAAGTGTTGGGGTTTAACGCCGGCTATTCGGGATTAATTAACGGCGATTACATTGAGCTAAAAGAATCGGCACTATCCGGCATTTTAACCCTTGGAGGCACTATTTTGGGCACCTCGCGCGAAAAGCCCTACAAAGGAAAGAAAAACGGTAAAGATGCTGAGGATAAACCTCACAAGATAGTTAGAAACTACAAAAAACTGGGTCTCGATGCTGTTGTTTGCATTGGTGGAAACGGCACCATGAAAACTGCAAACCTATTGGCACAAGAGGGAATGAACGTAGTTGGAATACCTAAAACCATTGACAACGATGTGTGGGGAACCGATGTTACTTTTGGGTTCGATTCGGCTGTGCAAATTGCCACCGATGCTATCGACCGTTTGCATACTACTGCCAACTCGCACCAGCGAGTGATGATTATTGAAATTATGGGACACCACGCCGGCTGGCTGGCACTGTATTCGGGACTTGCCGGTGGCGGCGATATTATTCTACTGCCCGAACTGGATTATAATATCCGCTCGGTTTGCAAAAAAATAGAGAGCCGTTACGAAACCAACAAACCGTACTCCATTGTTGTGGTTGCCGAAGGTATCGACCACCCCAAAGAGATATCGGCAGCAACACATATTGCTCAGGCGATACAAACTTACACCAACATTGAGACCCGTGAAACTGTACTGGGCTACATTCAACGCGGTGGCTCGCCAACACCAATGGACCGTATTCTGGCAACACGTTATGGAGCTTTTGCGGCACAATGTATTGCCGACGAAAACTTCGGGACAATGGTAGCCATTAAAAACAACGAGCTGACCACTGTTCCGCTGGAAGATGTTGGCGGAAAACTACGTCTGGTGGAACCTAATTTTGGACTGATTGAAAAAGCACGAAAAATGGGTGTTTCATTTGGCGATGAATACCTATAG
- a CDS encoding NAD+ synthase — translation MKVALAQLNYTIGDFEGNASKIIAEINRLKQADVDLVVFSELSVTGYYPHDLLEKKEFIAKADDAVAEIAKHCHGIAALVGAPRINQHERGKKLFNSALFLADGEIKSCHNKTLLPTYDIFDEYRHFEPNREFSLVEYKGEKIAVTICEDLWDEQPTANEFGKDKLYSVSPMEELAKLKPDFVVNLSASPFSYNQEGWRKNVLISKAKNYGIPILYCNQVGAQTELVFDGGSVYIDATGEIVKELKYFEEDCLVLETTSLGEKELQDKVDYIEKIHDALVLGIRDYFKKMGFKQATLGLSGGIDSAVTVVLAVRALGAENVRVLLMPSKYSSDHSVNDARELAENLGIRYDVVNIQSAVDQFEDALAPIFEGRSPDVTEENIQARARGIYMMAISNKFGHILLNTTNKSECAVGYGTLYGDMNGGLAVLGDVYKLDVFKLSRFMNKDGEVIPENTIVKPPSAELRPDQKDTDSLPEYEDLDTMLFNYIELNKSPKEIAALGYDEAVVRRVIRMVNMNEYKRFQAAPILRVSSKAFGFGRKMPLVARY, via the coding sequence ATGAAAGTTGCACTGGCCCAGTTAAATTATACCATCGGCGATTTTGAAGGAAACGCGTCGAAGATTATTGCAGAGATCAACCGTCTGAAACAAGCGGATGTTGATTTGGTAGTTTTTTCCGAATTATCGGTAACGGGGTATTACCCGCACGATTTGTTGGAGAAAAAGGAGTTTATTGCAAAAGCCGATGATGCTGTTGCCGAAATTGCAAAACACTGCCACGGTATTGCAGCATTGGTTGGTGCGCCACGCATTAACCAGCACGAACGTGGAAAAAAGCTTTTTAACTCGGCACTTTTTCTGGCCGATGGCGAAATAAAAAGCTGCCACAACAAAACGCTGCTGCCTACTTACGATATTTTTGATGAGTACCGCCATTTTGAGCCCAACCGCGAGTTTAGTTTGGTAGAATATAAAGGCGAAAAGATTGCAGTAACCATTTGCGAAGATTTGTGGGATGAGCAGCCAACGGCCAACGAGTTTGGTAAAGATAAGCTCTACTCGGTATCGCCAATGGAGGAGCTGGCAAAGCTGAAACCCGATTTTGTGGTAAACCTTTCCGCCTCGCCATTTTCCTATAATCAGGAAGGCTGGCGAAAGAATGTGCTTATTAGTAAAGCCAAAAATTACGGCATACCAATTTTGTATTGCAATCAGGTTGGTGCGCAAACCGAATTGGTTTTCGATGGCGGATCGGTATACATCGATGCTACCGGAGAAATTGTAAAAGAGCTGAAATATTTCGAGGAGGATTGTCTTGTACTTGAGACTACTTCGTTGGGCGAAAAAGAGTTGCAGGACAAGGTGGATTACATCGAGAAAATACACGATGCGTTGGTACTGGGCATCCGCGATTATTTTAAAAAGATGGGCTTTAAACAAGCCACGCTGGGGTTGTCGGGCGGAATAGACTCGGCAGTAACTGTGGTGCTTGCCGTTCGCGCTTTAGGTGCCGAAAATGTGCGTGTGTTGCTAATGCCATCAAAATATTCGTCGGACCACAGTGTGAATGATGCCCGGGAACTTGCCGAGAATTTAGGTATCCGCTATGATGTCGTGAATATTCAGTCGGCAGTTGACCAGTTTGAAGATGCTTTGGCCCCGATATTCGAAGGCCGCTCTCCCGATGTAACCGAGGAAAATATTCAGGCACGTGCCCGCGGAATTTATATGATGGCGATTTCGAATAAATTTGGCCACATTCTGTTAAATACAACAAACAAAAGCGAGTGCGCAGTTGGTTACGGAACGCTTTATGGCGATATGAACGGAGGATTGGCAGTACTGGGCGATGTTTATAAACTTGACGTGTTCAAACTCTCGCGCTTTATGAATAAAGACGGAGAGGTAATTCCGGAGAATACCATTGTTAAACCACCGTCGGCAGAGTTGCGTCCCGACCAAAAAGATACCGATTCGTTGCCGGAATACGAAGATTTGGATACCATGCTTTTCAACTACATTGAGCTAAATAAATCGCCAAAAGAAATTGCCGCTCTGGGCTATGACGAGGCTGTGGTTCGCAGAGTGATAAGAATGGTGAACATGAATGAATACAAGCGTTTCCAGGCAGCGCCTATTCTAAGAGTAAGTTCAAAAGCTTTTGGCTTTGGCCGAAAAATGCCGCTGGTTGCCCGTTACTAG
- a CDS encoding Crp/Fnr family transcriptional regulator, whose amino-acid sequence MLNSNIGLRDLVDNQKSIFYLLRQEDKDDLQHHISLSHYKKNEFIYKEGDIPNGFLVLIDGKVKIFKEGVGGREQIIRMTKPLGLIGYRALLADETHNGSAVTLEESLVCTIDPDFIFNRALKNPDFSFKIISKLSKELGFSNARTVTLTQKHIRGRLAESLILLKDKYGFENDGTTLKAFLSREDIANLSNMTTSNAIRTLSTFANEKVIAIDGRKIRILDVTRLERISKLG is encoded by the coding sequence ATGTTAAATTCAAATATTGGGCTTCGAGACTTGGTTGACAATCAGAAATCAATATTTTATTTGTTGAGGCAGGAAGATAAAGACGATCTGCAACACCATATTTCTCTTTCGCATTACAAAAAGAATGAATTTATTTATAAAGAAGGAGATATACCAAATGGGTTTCTGGTTTTAATTGACGGAAAGGTTAAGATTTTTAAAGAAGGAGTAGGAGGTCGAGAACAGATTATTCGTATGACGAAACCTTTGGGTTTAATCGGCTATCGTGCTTTATTGGCCGATGAAACACACAATGGCTCGGCGGTAACGCTTGAAGAGTCGCTTGTTTGTACCATTGATCCTGACTTTATTTTTAACCGCGCTTTAAAAAACCCTGATTTCTCATTTAAGATTATCAGTAAACTTTCGAAAGAACTGGGGTTTTCCAATGCCCGAACTGTTACTTTAACGCAAAAACATATTCGTGGTCGTTTGGCCGAATCGCTGATTTTGCTGAAAGATAAATACGGATTTGAAAACGATGGAACAACATTGAAAGCATTTTTGTCGCGCGAGGATATTGCAAACCTTTCGAATATGACAACATCGAATGCCATACGCACCTTATCAACTTTCGCTAATGAAAAAGTAATTGCTATCGATGGACGAAAGATTCGGATTCTGGATGTTACACGTTTAGAGCGTATAAGTAAATTAGGATAA
- a CDS encoding bifunctional UDP-N-acetylmuramoyl-tripeptide:D-alanyl-D-alanine ligase/alanine racemase, with protein MINLTAKQICAVVNGELFASSSFQDFTVSEIITDSRTFFGGSYVVFIALSGPVFNGHNYVAQLHKKGVQFFIVSDKNFIDDKACYILVKDTCFALQQLAAYNRSQFSQPVIGITGSNGKTIVKEWLYDLLSTELKIIRSPKSYNSQVGVPLSALLIDNQYDLALLEAGISEPGEMQKLAPIVQPDIGILNNIGDAHQENFASMEEKLNEKLKLFIGSKKLVFRSDRSYSKNIAAFCSQKNIEPINWSLENDNAPIQFKSKVKSTDTEIEARINDKHYLLSIPFTDDSAIENACHCFATLIALAKDPNDFFVQFRKLQPVAMRMEIKQGINNCLLINDYYNSDLNSLSIVLSVLKQQAAKSHLFKHVILSDIQQTGIETTELYSKVNQLLKEWGINKLTGIGKDLYKHQHIFQLEGEFYADRNAFEKHFVRSNYSSSAILLKGARQFELEKISALLQHKAHQTVLEINLNALVHNLNTFRKLLRHETKIMVMVKAFSYGSGDVEIAQLLQHQNVDYLAVAVADEGVQLRNAGITIPIVVMNPEHDSFQNIIDFNLEPNIYSFQLLQQFVKAVEEFGLNNFPIHIKIDTGMNRLGLKTKKEIEEIIAFIKSNKHLKIQSIFSHLAGSDEPELDDFTQEQFKRYSDLSGLIENAFPYKIDKHILNSAGIERFPNHQMDMVRLGIGLYGISQTGLALQQISTLKTTVSQVKTVNTDETVGYNRKGKIRQQSRVAVVPMGYADGINRRLGNGLGSAFVNGQKARMIGNICMDMLMLDVTNLEVSPGDKVEIFGSNISISKVAQLLETIPYEILTSISQRVKRVYLQE; from the coding sequence ATGATCAACCTGACGGCAAAACAAATATGTGCCGTAGTAAATGGTGAGCTTTTCGCTTCCTCATCGTTTCAGGATTTTACTGTTTCTGAAATTATTACCGACAGCCGAACTTTCTTCGGTGGTTCATACGTTGTATTTATTGCCTTGTCGGGCCCCGTTTTTAACGGACATAATTACGTTGCACAACTCCACAAAAAAGGTGTTCAGTTTTTTATCGTTTCCGACAAGAATTTTATTGATGATAAAGCCTGTTACATTCTGGTAAAAGACACTTGCTTTGCACTTCAACAACTCGCAGCTTATAACCGTAGCCAGTTTTCGCAACCTGTTATTGGCATTACCGGCAGCAACGGAAAAACCATAGTTAAAGAATGGCTCTACGATTTACTTTCTACTGAGCTAAAAATTATACGAAGCCCGAAAAGCTACAACTCACAGGTAGGTGTTCCTTTATCGGCATTATTAATCGACAATCAATACGACCTTGCTCTGTTAGAAGCAGGAATTTCGGAGCCCGGCGAAATGCAAAAGCTGGCGCCAATCGTTCAGCCCGACATTGGTATTTTAAACAACATAGGCGATGCTCACCAGGAAAATTTCGCTTCGATGGAGGAGAAGCTGAACGAGAAACTAAAACTTTTCATTGGTTCAAAAAAGCTGGTGTTTCGTTCTGATCGCTCCTACTCAAAGAATATAGCAGCATTTTGCTCGCAAAAGAATATCGAACCGATAAACTGGTCGTTAGAAAATGATAACGCACCGATTCAGTTTAAAAGCAAAGTAAAATCGACTGATACTGAAATTGAGGCAAGAATTAACGATAAGCATTATTTATTGTCAATTCCATTCACCGATGATTCGGCGATTGAAAATGCCTGCCATTGTTTTGCTACGCTCATTGCTTTGGCAAAAGATCCTAACGATTTCTTTGTTCAATTCAGGAAGCTACAACCCGTGGCCATGCGCATGGAAATTAAACAGGGAATAAACAACTGCCTGCTAATTAACGACTATTACAATTCGGATTTGAATTCGCTAAGTATTGTACTGTCAGTGCTGAAACAGCAAGCGGCCAAAAGTCATTTGTTTAAGCATGTAATTCTGTCCGACATTCAACAAACAGGTATTGAAACAACAGAACTTTATTCCAAAGTAAACCAGCTTCTGAAGGAATGGGGAATCAATAAACTCACAGGAATTGGAAAAGACCTATACAAACACCAGCATATTTTTCAACTGGAAGGCGAGTTCTATGCCGATCGTAACGCATTTGAAAAACACTTTGTGCGAAGCAACTATTCATCGTCGGCAATTCTATTAAAAGGTGCGCGACAATTTGAACTGGAGAAAATATCAGCACTACTGCAACATAAAGCGCATCAAACAGTGCTTGAAATCAACCTGAATGCACTGGTTCACAACCTGAATACTTTCCGAAAGTTGTTGCGCCACGAAACAAAAATAATGGTGATGGTAAAAGCTTTTTCATACGGCAGTGGCGATGTGGAAATCGCGCAACTTTTGCAGCACCAAAACGTGGATTACCTGGCAGTTGCAGTGGCCGACGAAGGTGTTCAACTACGAAATGCCGGTATCACCATTCCAATTGTGGTGATGAATCCGGAACACGACAGCTTCCAAAACATCATTGACTTTAATCTGGAACCCAATATTTACAGTTTCCAACTCCTGCAACAGTTTGTAAAGGCTGTGGAAGAATTTGGCTTAAATAACTTCCCCATCCACATTAAAATAGACACGGGAATGAACCGCCTTGGCCTGAAAACGAAAAAGGAAATTGAAGAAATCATTGCCTTTATTAAAAGTAATAAGCACCTAAAAATACAATCGATTTTTTCGCACCTTGCAGGAAGCGATGAGCCGGAACTCGATGATTTTACTCAAGAACAATTCAAGCGATATTCAGATTTATCCGGCCTGATTGAAAATGCTTTCCCATACAAAATCGACAAACACATTTTAAACTCGGCCGGCATTGAACGTTTCCCCAATCATCAAATGGACATGGTTCGGCTTGGAATTGGCCTTTACGGCATTTCGCAAACCGGATTAGCATTGCAGCAAATTAGCACGCTAAAAACCACTGTATCACAAGTTAAAACTGTTAATACAGACGAAACTGTAGGATACAACCGTAAAGGGAAAATTAGGCAACAAAGCCGGGTAGCCGTAGTTCCAATGGGTTATGCCGACGGAATAAACCGCCGACTAGGCAACGGTCTAGGCAGCGCTTTTGTTAACGGACAAAAAGCAAGAATGATTGGAAATATTTGTATGGACATGCTGATGCTCGATGTCACCAATCTCGAAGTTAGTCCGGGAGATAAAGTTGAAATCTTTGGGTCAAATATTTCTATTTCGAAGGTGGCCCAACTTCTTGAAACTATTCCTTATGAGATTTTAACAAGTATTTCGCAGCGTGTAAAACGCGTGTATTTGCAAGAATAA
- a CDS encoding thymidine kinase, which yields MFIERDVNSHKKVGTIEVVAGSMFSGKTEELIRRLKRAKIAKQKVEIYKPMVDIRYSETEVVSHDENAIHSTPVENSANILLLAGDVNVIGIDEAQFFDKGLINVVTQLANMGIRVIVAGLDMDFKGEPFGPIPGLMAVADYITKVHAICVRCGSIAQFSHRLSGKEQVVLLGEKDIYEPLCRSCYNKAHKE from the coding sequence ATGTTTATTGAAAGAGATGTAAACAGTCATAAAAAAGTTGGGACCATTGAAGTTGTTGCCGGATCGATGTTTTCGGGAAAGACCGAAGAATTGATTAGGCGGCTGAAACGTGCCAAAATTGCCAAACAAAAGGTGGAGATTTATAAGCCGATGGTTGACATTCGTTACTCGGAAACGGAAGTGGTTTCGCACGACGAAAATGCAATCCATTCAACTCCGGTTGAAAACTCGGCCAATATTTTGTTGCTGGCCGGCGACGTTAATGTAATTGGAATTGACGAAGCCCAGTTTTTCGACAAAGGTCTGATAAATGTGGTAACCCAGTTGGCTAACATGGGAATACGCGTTATTGTTGCCGGACTTGACATGGATTTTAAAGGCGAACCTTTTGGCCCTATTCCCGGATTGATGGCGGTTGCCGACTACATTACCAAAGTACACGCTATTTGTGTTCGGTGCGGAAGCATTGCACAATTCTCTCATCGTCTTTCGGGAAAAGAGCAAGTGGTTCTGCTCGGCGAAAAAGACATTTACGAGCCACTTTGTCGGAGCTGTTACAACAAAGCACATAAGGAATAA
- the rsmI gene encoding 16S rRNA (cytidine(1402)-2'-O)-methyltransferase: MDNEAKLILVPTPIGNLQDITLRAVEVLKTADIILAEDTRVSSKLLKHLEIEKKLIAHHKFNEHKTTGSIVSKIEQGNTVALISDAGTPAISDPGFLLVRACVEKNLKVECLPGATALIPALAVSGLPTDKFVFEGFLPQKKGRQTRLKILAEEPRTIVFYESPYRLVKALGQFAEFFGPERKACVCRELSKMFEEVKRGTVTELQEYYTEHTPKGEIVIIVEGKNG, translated from the coding sequence ATGGATAACGAAGCAAAATTAATACTCGTTCCAACGCCCATAGGTAACCTACAGGATATCACTTTGCGGGCAGTTGAAGTTTTGAAAACAGCCGATATAATTTTGGCAGAAGATACTCGTGTATCGTCAAAGCTTTTAAAACATCTTGAAATTGAAAAGAAGCTGATTGCACATCATAAGTTTAATGAGCATAAAACCACCGGCTCTATCGTTTCCAAAATTGAGCAGGGGAATACCGTGGCTTTAATTTCGGATGCCGGTACACCTGCCATCTCCGATCCCGGTTTTTTGTTGGTGCGCGCTTGCGTGGAGAAAAATCTGAAAGTGGAATGTTTGCCGGGAGCAACGGCATTAATTCCGGCTTTGGCCGTTTCGGGCTTGCCAACTGATAAATTTGTTTTCGAAGGATTTTTGCCTCAAAAAAAAGGACGACAAACACGTTTGAAAATACTGGCCGAAGAGCCACGGACGATAGTATTTTACGAATCGCCATACCGTTTGGTTAAAGCCCTCGGTCAGTTTGCCGAATTTTTTGGCCCCGAACGAAAAGCCTGCGTTTGTCGCGAGCTAAGTAAAATGTTCGAAGAAGTGAAGCGGGGAACTGTAACCGAGCTACAAGAATACTACACCGAACATACTCCCAAAGGCGAAATCGTGATTATTGTAGAGGGAAAAAACGGTTAG
- a CDS encoding YjjG family noncanonical pyrimidine nucleotidase, with translation MRKKYTHLFFDLDNTLWDFETNSRHAMQETFGILQLEKTGVDFDEFFETYSKYNSELWTAYRKREVTKKELTRQRFQLTFDFFNINNLDALAMNDLYLQEMPKQSHLIEGAKEILDYTKSKGYRLFVITNGFKEVQHEKLKQSGLQNYFEKVFISEEIKMPKPGREIFEYAIKSSNAKKKNSLMIGDDWDVDICGATNFGIDAVYYNRLKQSIPELLGKVSVVSCLNELQAVL, from the coding sequence ATGAGGAAAAAATACACACATCTTTTTTTTGATCTTGATAACACCTTATGGGATTTTGAAACCAACTCAAGGCATGCCATGCAGGAGACTTTTGGAATTCTTCAGCTTGAAAAAACGGGTGTGGACTTCGATGAATTTTTTGAAACCTACAGCAAATACAACAGCGAGCTCTGGACGGCTTATCGAAAAAGAGAGGTAACAAAAAAGGAGCTTACCCGTCAGCGGTTTCAGCTAACATTCGACTTCTTTAATATTAATAATCTGGACGCGCTGGCAATGAATGACCTATATCTACAGGAAATGCCTAAACAGTCGCATTTGATTGAGGGGGCTAAAGAAATACTGGATTATACCAAATCAAAAGGCTATCGGTTATTTGTAATAACCAATGGTTTTAAAGAAGTCCAACACGAGAAGTTAAAACAATCAGGGCTTCAAAACTATTTTGAAAAGGTATTTATTTCTGAAGAAATAAAAATGCCAAAACCCGGTCGCGAAATATTTGAGTATGCGATAAAATCATCTAATGCCAAAAAGAAAAACAGTTTAATGATTGGTGATGATTGGGATGTTGATATATGTGGAGCCACCAACTTTGGGATTGATGCTGTTTATTATAATCGTTTAAAGCAGTCCATCCCCGAGTTGTTGGGTAAGGTTTCAGTCGTTAGTTGTCTTAACGAATTACAAGCGGTTTTATAG